The genomic stretch CATACTGGTGATGGAAAACGGCAAGCTCGCGGAGCAGGGAAACCACCAGGCCTTGCTCGCAAAAGGCGATCTCTACGCTGACATGTGGGCGCGTCAGGCAGCCGAACGGGAAGACGAGCGGGACGCGGCCCAATAGCCGCGCCCACGCCAATCATATTTACTCGGCTGCTGCCTTGCGCAAGTCGGTCCGCGAAAGATCGAGATCGTCGATCGGGATGACTTCGACATTTTCGCGCATGGCCTTCACATCGTCGATGAACTGCTTTGCATCGCCGACGATGATGAGCGTCGCCTTTGCCGGGTCGGCATATCGCCGCGCTGCATCCGACGCGTCTTCCGCGCTCACGGAAGCGAGGCGTTCGGCGTACCGGGCTGCTTCTGCAGGCTCGATACCCTGCATCATCAATCCTGCGACAATCGAGTTGAAGCCGGAGCTGTTCTCGAGAGCGCGGGCATAATTGCCTGCAAGATAGAGCCGGCGCTTCGCCAGCAGATCTTCGGTCAAGGGTTCGGTGCCCAGCTTGCCCAGTTCGCCAAGGATGATCTGCGCGACTTCATCCGCCGTTTCGTTCTTCGTCTGCGCGGTGGCGATTAGGAACGAATCGTCGGCCCTGTCGGGCACTGAGGAATAGGAGCCGTAGCTCAGCGAACGCTTGGTCCTGACCTCTTCGAACAACCGGCCATTGGAACCGCCGCCCAAGACCGAGTTTGCGAGATCGAGAGCGTAATAGGCCTTGTCCGAGCGGGGCACGGCACGGGTCGCGACATAAACGGCAGCCTGGCCAGCATCCGGAATATCGACCACGATGGTGCGGACCGGCTGAGCCTCGCCTGCCGGGTCGAGGACCAGCGCCGGTGGATTGCCGCTACCCTTCCAGGATCCCAGCAGCTTGTCCGCGAGCGCAGTCGCCTCGTCGGTCGCAAGACCTCCAGAAACGATGATCTTGGCACGGGACGGGTGCCACCACTTCTGGCGGTGATCGATCAGGTCCTCGCGCGTGGTCTGGGCAAGGCTGTCAATCGTGCCGCCTGGAAGCGAGCCATAGGGCGCATCACCATAGAGCGACAGGCGAACAAGCTTGCCGGCGATATCGCCCGGGTCCTTCATCTCGATGGCAAGCCCGTCGATGGCGCGCTTGCGCTCGCGGTCGAACTCTTCGGATGGATAGGATGCAGACGTAACGATTTCGGCCAACACCTCGCCGGCTGCCGCAAAATTCGCAGCAGGGGCCGTAAGGCTCAGATAGGTTCCGTCGGTCGATGCGCTCGCGCCGAAGCTTGCGCCGAGGCTTTCGAGCTTGGCTGCGATTTCCTGCGCGCTTCGGTTGCTGGTCCCCTTGTCAGCGAGCTGTGCAGCGAATTGCGCCACACCTGCCTTGGCCCTGAGATCGGTGGAAGCACCGCCGGGGAAAAGGACAGTCATCGTCGCAATCGGGACGTCGGTGGTCTGTGTCGCCACGACTTCGATCCCGTTTTCGAGGGTCGCATTCACAATGGCGGACTGGGCCACCTGCGGCCGCTCGCCCGGCCCCGGGGGCGCTTCGCGTTCGCCTTCGGGCAGGACCTTGCGCGGCTCACCTGTTGCAGCCGGCAGGGTGCGATAGGTCGGCAGAGGAACCGGATTGGCGTAGGAAGACGGATCGTCTTCGCCCGACACATAACGGAAATCGACGCGCGATTGGGTGTCGAGCCACATTTGCGCGACGCGCTGGACGTCTTGCGCGGTCACCTTGGCCATCGCCGCCAGCCGCTTGTCCGCAGCACGCGGATCGCCGGTCGCCACCAGCAGTTCACCCAGTTCGAAGGCCCGGCCATTGGCCGTTTCACGGCGGCGCAGGGCGCTGCCAAAAAATTCGTTCTTCGCTTCGGTCAGTTCGGCCTCGGACACAGGCGAAGTGCGAAGCCGGTCGATCTCGCCTGCGAGCACCTTCTCGACCTCGTCCACGTCGGCCTGCGGATTGGTAATGACATAGGCGGCGACATAACCGCCATCGGCGTCTTCCGAATAAGAGAAGCTGGCATCGACCGCCTTGCCGCTGCGCACCAGCGCCTCATGCAGGCGGCTGTTCTCTCCCCGCGACATTATGGCCGACAATACGTCGAGAGCGGGCGCATCCTCGCTGTTGCTCGAGGGTGCTTTCCAGATCGTACCGGTTACAGGCAGCGGGACATTGGGTGCCGTTGCCACGATGCTGCGCGGTTCGGTGCGCACCGGCTCTTCGAGTCCGATTTCGAGCGAAACGGGATTGGCGCGGCGCGGAATGTCGCCAAAATATTTGGCGACCATGGCGCGCAGCTCTTCCATGTCGAAATTGCCCGCCACGATCAGCGTTGCCGTATCGGGCCCGTAATAGGCCTGGTGAAAGGCGCGGGCATCGTCGAGCTGCGCCGAGTTCAGGTCGTCGAGCGAACCGATCACCGAACGGCGATAGGGGAGCACGTCGTAACCGTTTTCCGCGATCACGAAGCGCAGGCGGCCATAAGGCGGCGCATAGACGCGCTGACGCAGTTCTTCCTTCACAACCTCGCGTTCGCGGTCGAACACTTCCTGGTCGATGACAGGCTTCGCCATCCGTTCGCGGTGGGTCCACAGCATTGCTTCGAGATATTCGGCGGGGACGATCTCGTAGTAATTCGTGCGGTCACCGCCGGTGGAGGCATTGCGCGTTCCGCCCACATCCGCCGTCAGCCCGTTGATCATGTTGTAATACATGTTCTCGGTCTTGCGGCTTAGGATGTGCTCGAAGAGGTGGGCAAAGCCGCTCCGACCCTCGGGATCGTGCTTGCCGCCGACGCCGTACCATAACGAAGTAGAAACGGTGGCGGTGGTGTCATCCTCGATCGCGATCACCCGCAGGCCATTGTCGAGCGTCCATTCAGTGAACTCGATCTCTGGCGCTGAAAGCGTTGCTGCGTCGGTGCTTTCGCCTGCCTTGTGGTGATTTGCCAAGGCCGGCATCGGCAGCGTCAGGGCGAAAGCGCCCGCGCCCGCCATCAGGAATGACTTGAACATTGGAATTGCGTCCCCTCGAAATCGAAAATCGAGCCAGGAGTAGAGCCTCTGCGGCGTCAAACCTCAACCGCGTTCGGGACATATATATTCAAAGCGCCGACGGTGATCGACCAACGCTAAGGTCGCGAGGGGTTGTGTTGCACTGCACAAGAGCTAAGTAGCGCGCAGCCATTCCTGGCGCGAGCAAGCGCCCTTCCTTAGATATCTGGACAGAAACATGCCCAACCTCGGCGCGATAAAACGCGACTGGTTCTCCAACATCCGTGCAGACATGCTGGCCGGCCTCGTCGTCGCGCTCGCCCTGATCCCGGAGGCAATCGGCTTCTCGATCATTGCAGGCGTGGACCCACGCGTGGGCCTCTATGCCTCGGTAGCGATCGCCATGGTCATTGCCTTCACCGGCGGCCGTCCGGGCATGATCAGTGCAGCGACGGCTGCAGTTGCGGTCGTCGTCGTGCCGCTGGTGCGCGATCACGGGGTCGAATATTTGTTCGCCGCAACCATCCTGATGGGCATTTTCCAGGGCATCGCCGCGCTGCTCCGGCTCGACCTGCTGATGCAGTTCGTCAGTCGTTCGGTCATCACGGGCTTCGTCAACGCGCTCGCGATCCTCATCTTCATGGCGCAGCTGCCGCAGCTGACGAACGTTGGCTGGGAAACTTATGCGATGGTCGCAGCCGCGCTGGCGATCATCTATCTCTTCCCGAAGGTGACGACAGCTGTCCCCAGCCCACTCGTCGCAATCGTCGTCCTGACCGCGCTGAGCATGTACATCAATGCACCGGTCAACACGGTAAGCGACATGGGCGAACTGCCCGAAGGCCTGCCCTATTTCATGCTGCCTGACGTGCCGCTGACTTGGGAAACGTTGCTCATCATCGCCCCCTATTCCGCCACCATGGCGGCAGTCGGCCTGCTCGAATCGCTACTGACCGCGCAGATCGTCGACGACATGACGCATACAGGTTCGAACAAGCGCCGCGAGAGCGCGGGTCAGGGCGTCGCCAATATCGTAGCGGCGTTCTTCGGCGGCATGGGCGGCTGCGCGATGATCGGCCAGTCGGTCATCAATGTGACGAGCGGCGGGCGCGGACGCCTGTCCACCTTTACCGCAGGTTTCGCCCTGCTGATCCTGCTCGCCGTACTTGGCGACCTCGTAGGCCAGGTGCCGATGCCGGCACTGGTGGCGATCATGATCATGGTCAGCATCGGGACGTTCTCGTGGAACTCGATTCCCAACATCGGCAAGCACCCGTGGCAGTCGAGCGTCGTCATGGTCACCACCGTCGTGGTCGTGGTCGCGACGCACAACCTCGCCCTCGGCGTTCTGGCAGGCGTGATCCTGTCGGGCGTGTTCTTCACCCACAAGGTGATGACCATGTTCGAGGTCGTGCGCGAGCGTCAGGGCGATAAGGCGGTGTACCGCGCCAAGGGCCAGATCTTCTACGCCAGCGTCGAACGCTTCGAAGCGGCGCTCGGCCCTGAAGGCGCGATGCCCGATCCCGCCGACCACGTCATCATCGACGTTTCGAAAGCGCATTTCTGGGACATCAGCGCGGTGGGCGCACTGGACAAGGTCGTGGAGCGGATGCGCCGTCACGGTCGCAGCGTGCAGGTCGTCGGCCTCAACCGCGCGAGCAGCGATCTCGTCGACAAATTCGCGCTGACCGACAAGACCGGTGTCGAAATCGGGTTAGCGCCTCACCCCTGATCTGCAGATAGCCTTTCGAGGATGGCGAGCGCATCTTCGCCACGCGCGGCAGGCACGAAGGCATGGTCATGGTGAAAGGCCGCGACCATATTGCAGGCGATCCCTGCATCCGCGAGCGCGCCTGACACGGCAGCGGTCAGCCCCACGCCTTCGAGCGAGGAATGCACCATCAGCGTGATGCGCGCCATCGACGGCCCGTCATCACCCAGCTCGCGCGCCACGCTCTCGGGAACGATGGCGGTTACGCCCTCGTCCTCGCGGAACGTGGCGATCGCTGCGCCCAGCGCCTGCGGCGCTATGTCCGGTGAAATCACGACGAAGCAGTATCGCACCGGGTCGAGCTGCGGCGACATCTGCGCCAGCATCTCGCCCCGGTCCGAAACAGGCTGTGTCACAGGATGTACTTGCTCAGATCGCTATTGCCAGCGAGCACGGCCAGTTTGTCGCGCACGTATCCGGCATCGATCGTGACCGTCTCGCCGACGTGATCCTCTGCATCAAAGCTGATTTCCTCGAGCAGTTTTTCCATCACGGTCTGCAGTCGGCGAGCACCGATATTCTCGACGCTCTCGTTAACCTGCGCAGCGATCCTGGCGATTTCCGCGACCGCGTCCTCGGTAATGTCGAGTTCGACCTTCTCGGTACCGATCAGCGCCTTGTACTGCTGCACAAGGTTTGCGCGCGTTTCGGTGAGGATACGCACGAAGTCTTCTTCGGTCAGGGCACGCAGTTCCACCCGGATCGGCAGGCGGCCCTGCAATTCGGGGAGCATGTCCGATGGCTTGGCCACATGAAACGCACCCGATGCGATGAAAAGCACGTGGTCGGTTTTCATCGGTCCGTATTTGGTGCTGACGGTGGTGCCTTCGATCAGCGGCAGCAAGTCGCGCTGCACGCCTTCGCGGCTGACGCTGCCGCCGCGCACGTCCGAAACCGCGATCTTGTCGATTTCGTCGAGGAATACGATCCCGTTGGTCTCTGCATTCTGGAGCGCGACCCGGGCAACGTCGTCCTGGTCCATGCGTTTTTCGGCTTCTTCGTCGACCAGCTTGTCCCAGGCCTCTGGAACCTTAAGCTTGCGGCGCTTGCTGGGCTTCTTGCCCATCGCCTTGCCGAACATGTCCGACAGGTCGATCATACCGACATTGCCTCCCATATTGCCCATGTCGAAGGGCATCGAGGGCGCTTCCTGCACGTCGATTTCGACCTCGGTATCGTTCATCGCATTCTCGACGATCCGGTCCCGGAAGGCCTGCCGCGTCGCTTCGCTGGCATTGTCGCCCACCAACGCATTGAGCAGCCGTTCCATCGCGGCTTCCGACGCTGCCTCGCGAACAGCCTCGCGGCGGCGTTCCTTCTCGAGACGGATGGCTTCCTCGGCAAGGTCGCGTGCGATCTGTTCGACGTCCCGGCCAACGTAGCCGACTTCTGTGAACTTGGTTGCCTCGACCTTGACGAACGGAGCTTCGGCCAGCTTCGCGAGACGGCGGCTGATCTCGGTCTTGCCGCAGCCCGTGGGCCCGATCATCAGGATGTTCTTGGGCGTCACTTCGTCGCGAAGGTCCGGCCCGAGCCGCTGGCGCCGCCAGCGGTTGCGCAGCGCCACGGCGACGGCGCGCTTCGCGTCCTTCTGGCCGATAATATGTTCGTCGAGCGCGGCGACGATTGCCTTGGGTGTGAGGTTGTCGGTCATGTTTTCCGGTAGATCTTAGACTGTTTCGAGAGTGACATTGCCGTTGGTGAAAACGCAGATATCGGCCGCAACCTCCATCGCCTTTCTGGCGATGGTGTCGGCATCTTCCTCGTATGCGGCGAGCGCCCGGCCTGCGGCGAGCGCGTAGTTTCCGCCCGAACCGATCGCGGCGATAATCGAATCGTTCTTGGCTTCGGGTTCGAGCACGTCGCCATTGCCCGTCAGGACCAGCAGGCTTTCGCTGTCGGCCACGATCATCAGGGCTTCGAGATTTCGGAGGTATTTGTCCGTGCGCCAGTCCTTGGCCAGTTCGACCGCTGCGCGCAGCAATTGACCGCTGTATTGTTCGAGCTTCTTTTCGAGGCGTTCGAACAGGGTGAAAGCGTCAGCCGTGGCCCCGGCAAAACCGGCGACTACCTTGCCGCCCTCGCCGATCCGGCGGACCTTGCGGGCGTTCGGTTTCATGACCGTATTGCCCATGGAAACCTGGCCATCGCCCGCAATCACGGTCTTGCCGTTCTTCTTGACGCCGATGATGGTCGTGCCGTGCCACTGGATCAGGCCGTGGCTCGCTTTTTCCTCGCTCATGAAGCGGGATATGGGGTGCGCACGCCTGCGGTCAAGCTGGCGTGCCGGAGTTCAGTCTCGCAGCAGGAGATTTACTGAGGTGCACCCATTCCGGCCGAACCGACCTGGCCGATGTTGCCGAACAGGTCTTCGAGGAAGCCGCGCTCCCTGCCCAGGGTCGGCGTTTCAGCGCCATCCGGGCTGATCCGCGCCACGTTGTTTATGCCGGTGATGTCTGCTGCCGCGACATTGCCAGCTTCATCGAAAGAGACGGCGAGGACGGAATGGCTCTGGATGCTGGGCCGCACGAAGGGCTTCCGTGCGGTCACGCTGGTAATGTAATACCAGGTCTGATCGCCATATTCGCTGACATAGCTCGGGCGACCGAGCGTGCCGGCAACCGACTGCTGATTGTCGACACCGGGCTGGATCGAGGTCTGGAGAACGGGATCGACCCGATAGCCGCGCTGTTCCCGGATGGAGGAGCAGCCAGCCAAGCCAACGCCCACCGCCATTACCAAGCCCAACTTGAAAGCTTTCGCCCTATCCATCGATCTGCAAACCTTTTCGTAATCCGGCATGAGCGCGTTGCCTGCACCCCAACCGTTCCTATATCGCAAAGTGCCTTACGGCGGCCAAGCGCAGCTTGCAACGCCGCGAATTGTCGCCATTGGGCATAGACCCATTGATAGGGTCGATTGAATTGCGGCTGAACGCCGCCTGCTGGGAAAGTTGTACGATGTCGTTTTTGTCGAAGCTGCTGGGAACAGAACCCGATCCAAGGGAGAGGCTTCGCCCGCTGTGGCACCGGATCATCGAGATTGCGCGCCAGCCCGAATGGTATGCCGATTGCGGCGTTACCGATAGCGTCGCAGGCCGTTTCGACATGATCACCTCAGTCCTTTCGGTGGTGATGGTGCGCGTCGAAGCCAGTGACCTGCGCGCCGAGAGCGCCCTTTTGGCCGAATTGTTTGTCGAGGATATGGAAGGTCAGCTGCGCGAACTTGGCACGAACGATGTGGTCGTGGGCAAGCGCATGGGCAAGCTGATGAGCGTGCTCGGCGGCAGGCTCGGTGCCTATCGCTCAGCGCTGCAGGCAGGCGATGCAGAAAGGCTAGCTGCTGCGGTCGAACGTAATACGAATTTCACCGAGACTGGTTCAGCTGAGTGCGTGGCACAACGGCTTCTCGCGCTTGCCGGAAGCCTCGCGAAAATCGATGACGAGACGCTCATTGCAGCGGAGATCCCGGCATGACGAAAAGCGAAATCGCACGCCCGATCAAGGTCCGCCAGCTTCCGGGTGCACCGGTCATCATCGATGCCAGCGAGGCAGAACGCGAGGCGCTCGCCCGGCGTTTCGGCATCACTTCGATCGAAAAGCTTCACGCCGAGATCACTCTCGACAAGGAGAGCAAGGCGATCGTTGCGACAGGTCGCTTATCGGCTAGAATCACGCAGAATTGCGCCATTTCCGGAGAGGATTTTGCGGTTGAGGTCGATGAGCCGCTGATGTTCCGATTCGTCGAGGAAGGCAGTCTTGCCGCCCCTGTCGAAGAGGACGATGAGATCGAGATCGAGCTGAGCCCCGACGATTGCGACGAGATCGAATATTCGGGCGACAGTTTCGATCTCGGCGAAGCGGTCGCACAGTCGCTTGGCCTCGCGATCGACCCCTATGCCGAAGGGCCGGGTGCCGACGAAGCCCGCAGAAAAGCTGGCATTACGAGCGATGAGGAACAGGCGCCGAGCGGCCCGCTGGCCGAAGCGCTCGCAGCACTCAAGAAGGACTGAAAGGGTACAGAGCGGCACACAGGCCGCTCCAGATCAGACCCGAGATGTCCCGATCAGAACGGGATGTCGTCGTCCAGATCGTCGTAGTTCGAGCCGCCGCCCTGGCTGCCCCCCGAGCCGCCACCGCCCTGGTTCCAGCCACCGCCCGAACCGCCGTTGCCGCCACCCGAACCACCGCCATAACCGCCGCCGCGCTGGCCACCGCCACCGCCGCCGCCGCTGGCTCCGTCGAGCATCGTCAGCGTGCCGTTGAGGCCGCGGATGACAACCTCTGTCGAATAGCGGTCATTGCCCGACTGGTCCTGCCACTTGCGGGTCTGCAGCTGGCCTTCGATGTAAACCTTCGAGCCTTTCTTGAGGAAACGCTCGACGACGCCGACCAGACCTTCCGAAAAGATGGCGACGGTGTGCCATTCGGTACGTTCCTGGCGTTCGCCGGTATTGCGATCCTTCCAGGTTTCGCTGGTCGCGATGCGCAGGTTGGCGACCTTGCCGCCGTTCTGGAAAGTGCGGATTTCCGGATCGGCTCCCAGGTTACCGATAAGCATTACCTTGTTGAGAGACCCGGCCATCCAAAACTTCCTTCGCTATAATCCGAGCGCGACTGCACTCCAGTAGGTGATTCCGGCGAACACATAAGCCAGCGCGAACAGGTAAGCCAACATGAAGCTGGGCCATTTCCACCCGTTTGTCTCTCGCCGGGCGACTGCAATGGTCGAAAGGCACTGCGGGGCAAAGACGAACCAGGCGAGGAAGGCCAGCGCCGCCGGAAGGCTCCACCGCGCAGCGATCTGGTCGCGCAATGCATTTTCGGTTTCCGCCTCGTCATCCGAATCGACGGCGTAAGTAGTGGCGAGCGAAGCAACTGCGACTTCGCGCGCCGCCATTGCCGGGATCAGCGCAAGCGACATTTCGCGGTTGAAGCCGATCGGCTTGAATGCCGGTTCCATCACGCTTGCAACCTGCCCTGCAAAAGAGGCGTCGAGCTGGTTCTCGCCCGGCTCGGCCTTGGGGAAGGTCAGCAGCAGCCACAACACGACCGTTACCGAGAAAATGATCGTGCCCGCGCGGCGCAGGAACACCCATGCCCGCTGCCACAGGCCGATCAGGAGATCCCCGAGGTGCGGCATCTGGTAGCGCGGCAGCTCCATGATGAAGCCCGAAGCGGCACCCTTCGTCACGGTCCGGCGCAGCACAAGCGCGACAATCATCGCGCCGAGGATCCCGGCGATATAGAGCGCGAACAGCACCAGGCCCTGCAGCCCGATACCCGGTCCGACGCTGGTCGCCGGGATGACCGCGGCGATGATGACGGCATAGACCGGCAGGCGCGCAGAACAGGTCATCAGCGGAGCGATCAGAATGGTTGTCAGGCGATCGCGTGGATCGGCGATGCTGCGCGTCGCCATGATCCCCGGAATGGCGCAGGCAAAGCTCGACAAAAGGGGGATGAAGCTGCGGCCCGAGAGGCCGACCATCGCCATCAGCCGGTCCATCAGGAAAGCGGCGCGCGCCATGTATCCGGTCGCCTCCATCACCAGGATGAACAGGAAGAGGATAAGGATCTGCGGCAGGAAGACGATCACCGATCCGACCCCGGCGATGACCCCTTCTGTCAGGAAATCGCGTACGAAGCTTTCAGGCATGTTCGCCACGGCAACGCCTGCCACGACTTCGGTCGCCTGCTCGATCAGCCCGATGAAGGGATCGGCCCATGCAAACACGGCCTGGAACACGACGAACAGCAATCCGAACAGGATCACCGGCCCGATCCACGGGTGCAGCAGCACCCGGTCGAGGCCGGTATGCAAGCGATGCGTGCCGCTTTCGGAAAGGATCGCCGCCTTGGCGATGTTCTTTGCCGCCAGCCGCCGTTCGGGCAGTGTCAGATGCGATGAAAGCCGCTCGTCATCGAACGTGTGGTCATTCGAATCGAAGCTGGAAATGCTTGCCAGCAGCCCTTCGAGGCCACGGCGCCTGACGGCGACCGTTTCCACGACCGGCACGCCCAGAGCGTGCGACAGTGCGTCGGCATCGAGGACCAGGCCGTCGCGCTTGGCGAGGTCGACCATGTTGAGCGCGACGACCGTCGGCTTGCCAAGCTGGATGACTTCCTGCGCGAAAACGAGGTGCTGCTGCAGATTGGCGGCATCGAGTACCAGCACGATAATGTCGGGAGCGCCCTCGCCCTCGAGTTCTCCCAAGACAACCTTGCGGGTGACTTCTTCATCGGGGCTGGTCGTTTCCGACAGGCTGTAGCTGCCCGGCAGGTCCAGCAGCTCGAACGGCTGGCCCGAAGCGGAAGTGACGCGCCCTGCCTTTCGTTCGACGGTTACGCCGGGATAGTTCGCGATCTTCTGCCGCGCGCCCGTCAGCGCATTGAACAGCGCGCTCTTGCCGGCATTGGGATTGCCGACCAGCGCGACCTTTTTCAAACCGGTCATACTGCGGAGCCTTCCACCTCGATCGTCATGGCCATCGCATGGACCCGCCGCATGGCGACGGTCATGCGGCCGATCGTGACTGCAATCGGATCGGCACCGGCAAACACGCCGCGATGGGCGATCGAAATGCTGGTGCCTTCATCGATACCCAGCGCGCGCAACCTGCGCCCTTCCTCGGGCGCGAGGTCGTCCCACCGGACAGAGGTAATGATGGCGCTTTTGCCGCGGGGCAGATGGTCGAGCGTCATGCGGATTGCGCTGCCATGCCGCAGCCCTAATTGCAACTGATTATCAATAACCCGATTGCGTTAGCGGGAGGGATAGCGCAGCCGGCCGAGGAACCGGGTCACGCTGAAAGTCTCGCGCTGCGGGTTCAGCCATTTCGCCTTGGCCTTCTCGAAACGCATGACCCCGTCGATTCGCCGGTCGAGGAAAGCATAGGTATCCTGCTTGCCCTCGCTTTGATCTTCGACAAACACTGACAGCGTGGCTGCGTAGATAGAGCCCAGAATCGCGCGTTTCGTATAATGATTGTAATCGGTCGCAGTGTCGCCTGCGAGCCGCCACATGTGATCGGCGCTGCGCCACCCGGTCTTTACGGCGCGGCGCGCATTCTGCGGCATGGCCATGATCGCGGTTGCCCGGCGCAGGGCTTCTTCCAGACCCGTCACGGCTTCAAGCCGGAATGCGACGAGCGAGCGAATGCGCTCGCGGATTTTCATGGTGGCAATGCGATCCGGCGGAAAAGCGGCGACCATCGCAAGATCGATATTGTCGATCCACGCTTCGATCATGTCCATCGCGCCGCCGGGATAGGCCAGCTTGGCCACATCGGGATTGGCGCCGGCCATTTCGGCAGCCGTCACCAAGGCGGCCTCTGTCCAGCCATCGAAAATGGCAGAAGCTGCAACCTCCGGCGCCAAGGCGAGCCGCAGCTCGTCCAGCGTCATGTCGGCATAGTCGGGTGCCCCATCGACCATATTCAGAACGACGGCCCGTAATTGCCGGCCGCATTCTTGTCGGACTTGCTGGCGTCGGCCCGCTCGAACTCGTCGAGCATCGCCTTGTTGCTGATCGCCAGATTGGCGTAATCGCGCGCGGTCCGCCCTGAATTGTCGCTGCGATCGGGGTTCGCGCCATTTTCCAGCAGCATCCTGATCTGGGCGGTATCGCGGCGGTGGACCGCAGCGATCAGAGGCGTTTCGCCCGTGCTGTCGGTCACGTTGATGTCGGCGCCAGCCTTCAGCAGCGCTTCTGCGCCATCGGTGAACCCGGTCCTGATCGCCACCTGCAGCGGCGTGGTGCCGGTCTTGTCCTTGATGTTCGGATTGGCATCCTTGCCCAGCAGGAACTGGACCCAGACGAGGTCGCGGCGTTCGATGACGACGTGAAGCGCCGTCTTGCCGTCGGTAACGTCGCGGGCATTGATCAGCGTATTACCGGGTTCGCTGAGCTTCTTCGTGACGAGGTCGCCATCGCGATCCTTCACCGCTTTGAGGAACTCGTAACTGTCGGAAAACATCTGCGCCCCGGCCGGCATGGCTACGACACTTGTCGCGAGCGCCAACGCCACCCAAATCCTGCGCATAACGACACGCGTCATGCTGTCATCCTTTCGCAAACCCTGTCAGAAATCATTGCATAGAACATTGAACCCGCTCCGTTAGCAGACCATGAACCGCCACGCCATGCCCATCCCCTTCCGTTTTTGTTTCCTGATGCCGCTTGCCGCAGCGAGCCTTGCCCTGTCTGCCTGCGGCCAGACGGCCGATACGCCGGCGATGGAACCGCCGCTTGCAGGTGCAGATATCGGCGGTGAATTCGAGCTTGTGAACCAGGACGGCAAGCTGACGCGCTGGTCCGATTTCGACGGCCAGTACCGGATGATCTACTTCGGCTTCACCTTCTGCCCGGACATCTGTCCGACCGATGTCAGTCGCGCCATCAAGGGGCTGGAAAAATTCGCCGAGGACGAGCCGCAGCTCGCTGCAAAGGTCCAGCCGATCTTCGTATCGGTCGACCCGGAACGCGATACGCCCGAGGCTGTCGGCCAGTTCGCCTCGGCCTTTTCGGACCGCATGATCGGTCTGACCGGAACGCCGGAGCAGGTGAAGGCTGCTGCAGACACATTCCGCGTATTCTATTCGCGCGGAGAGGATACGCCGGGCGGCGGCTATCTCGTGAACCATTCCGCCATCGTCTATCTGTTCGGGCCCAAGGGCGAACCGCTGGCGACGCTGCCGACCGACCAGGGGCCCGATGCGGTCGCCGAAGAACTGGCGAAATGGGTGAACTGAGAGACCGCTTCTGGGAGCTGCCGCTCAAGGAGCTCAACCGGGCGGAATGGGAAGCCTTGTGCGACGGCTGCGGACGCTGCTGCCTGCACAAGATCGAAGATGCCGATACCGGCGAAATTGCCGACACCAATGTCGCCTGCAAGCTGCTCGACTGTTCGACCGGACGCTGCACCGATTATCGCAATCGCAAGGTCTTCGTGCCCGATTGCCTGCGGTTGACCTATCGCATCATGGACGATGTGCC from Altererythrobacter epoxidivorans encodes the following:
- the hslV gene encoding ATP-dependent protease subunit HslV; protein product: MSEEKASHGLIQWHGTTIIGVKKNGKTVIAGDGQVSMGNTVMKPNARKVRRIGEGGKVVAGFAGATADAFTLFERLEKKLEQYSGQLLRAAVELAKDWRTDKYLRNLEALMIVADSESLLVLTGNGDVLEPEAKNDSIIAAIGSGGNYALAAGRALAAYEEDADTIARKAMEVAADICVFTNGNVTLETV
- a CDS encoding outer membrane protein assembly factor BamE; amino-acid sequence: MAVGVGLAGCSSIREQRGYRVDPVLQTSIQPGVDNQQSVAGTLGRPSYVSEYGDQTWYYITSVTARKPFVRPSIQSHSVLAVSFDEAGNVAAADITGINNVARISPDGAETPTLGRERGFLEDLFGNIGQVGSAGMGAPQ
- a CDS encoding ubiquinol-cytochrome C chaperone family protein, with translation MSFLSKLLGTEPDPRERLRPLWHRIIEIARQPEWYADCGVTDSVAGRFDMITSVLSVVMVRVEASDLRAESALLAELFVEDMEGQLRELGTNDVVVGKRMGKLMSVLGGRLGAYRSALQAGDAERLAAAVERNTNFTETGSAECVAQRLLALAGSLAKIDDETLIAAEIPA
- a CDS encoding YceD family protein, whose protein sequence is MTKSEIARPIKVRQLPGAPVIIDASEAEREALARRFGITSIEKLHAEITLDKESKAIVATGRLSARITQNCAISGEDFAVEVDEPLMFRFVEEGSLAAPVEEDDEIEIELSPDDCDEIEYSGDSFDLGEAVAQSLGLAIDPYAEGPGADEARRKAGITSDEEQAPSGPLAEALAALKKD
- the ssb gene encoding single-stranded DNA-binding protein gives rise to the protein MAGSLNKVMLIGNLGADPEIRTFQNGGKVANLRIATSETWKDRNTGERQERTEWHTVAIFSEGLVGVVERFLKKGSKVYIEGQLQTRKWQDQSGNDRYSTEVVIRGLNGTLTMLDGASGGGGGGGQRGGGYGGGSGGGNGGSGGGWNQGGGGSGGSQGGGSNYDDLDDDIPF
- the feoB gene encoding ferrous iron transporter B, encoding MTGLKKVALVGNPNAGKSALFNALTGARQKIANYPGVTVERKAGRVTSASGQPFELLDLPGSYSLSETTSPDEEVTRKVVLGELEGEGAPDIIVLVLDAANLQQHLVFAQEVIQLGKPTVVALNMVDLAKRDGLVLDADALSHALGVPVVETVAVRRRGLEGLLASISSFDSNDHTFDDERLSSHLTLPERRLAAKNIAKAAILSESGTHRLHTGLDRVLLHPWIGPVILFGLLFVVFQAVFAWADPFIGLIEQATEVVAGVAVANMPESFVRDFLTEGVIAGVGSVIVFLPQILILFLFILVMEATGYMARAAFLMDRLMAMVGLSGRSFIPLLSSFACAIPGIMATRSIADPRDRLTTILIAPLMTCSARLPVYAVIIAAVIPATSVGPGIGLQGLVLFALYIAGILGAMIVALVLRRTVTKGAASGFIMELPRYQMPHLGDLLIGLWQRAWVFLRRAGTIIFSVTVVLWLLLTFPKAEPGENQLDASFAGQVASVMEPAFKPIGFNREMSLALIPAMAAREVAVASLATTYAVDSDDEAETENALRDQIAARWSLPAALAFLAWFVFAPQCLSTIAVARRETNGWKWPSFMLAYLFALAYVFAGITYWSAVALGL
- a CDS encoding FeoA family protein: MTLDHLPRGKSAIITSVRWDDLAPEEGRRLRALGIDEGTSISIAHRGVFAGADPIAVTIGRMTVAMRRVHAMAMTIEVEGSAV
- a CDS encoding COQ9 family protein — encoded protein: MVDGAPDYADMTLDELRLALAPEVAASAIFDGWTEAALVTAAEMAGANPDVAKLAYPGGAMDMIEAWIDNIDLAMVAAFPPDRIATMKIRERIRSLVAFRLEAVTGLEEALRRATAIMAMPQNARRAVKTGWRSADHMWRLAGDTATDYNHYTKRAILGSIYAATLSVFVEDQSEGKQDTYAFLDRRIDGVMRFEKAKAKWLNPQRETFSVTRFLGRLRYPSR